A single window of Kwoniella bestiolae CBS 10118 chromosome 4, complete sequence DNA harbors:
- a CDS encoding mitochondrial 37S ribosomal protein bS18m, with product MVRPPLSIRLLHTSLPHRAPAGSSSTPSARDSIASLLSSASTDDATRRLFDSMTSRVKTEADEKRKVFRPNSYAPPHSLTNSSLYPTPRPYAKSPLLGPSKKIASKIDPFHLTQSSPLDHDLNPLFALNFVNPMGKIKSRAETGLTWKSQRKIGKLVRRSRSMGLISRWSNLPVQGGLGKGLGKIGGRF from the exons ATGGTCCGACCACCTTTATCCATCAGATTACTCcacacctccctcccacaccGTGCTCCCGCtggatcaagctcaactccctcagCAAGGGATTCAATAGCTTCGTTACTATCTTCAGCATCCACCGACGACGCTACCAGGCGACTGTTCGATTCGATGACTAGCAGAGTCAAGACAGAGgcagatgagaagaggaaggtgttCAGGCCGAACTCT TACGCCCCACCCCACTCCCTCACCAACTCCTCGCTCTACCCAACCCCAAGACCATACGCCAAATCCCCCCTCCTCGGCCCATCCAAGAAAATCGCATCCAAGATCGACCCCTTCCACCTAACCCAATCCTCCCCGCTAGACCACGATCTCAATCCCCTCTTCGCCCTCAATTTCGTCAATCCAATGGGGAAGATCAAGTCCCGTGCGGAGACCGGTCTGACATGGAAGAgtcagaggaagattgggaaGTTGGTAAGGAGGTCGAGGTCTATGGGGTTGATCTCGAGATGGTCGAATTTGCCtgttcaaggtgggttggggaaGGGGTTGGGTAAGATTGGGGGGAGGTTTTAG